One part of the Sphingobacterium sp. LZ7M1 genome encodes these proteins:
- a CDS encoding glutaminase family protein, with protein MINKANVLGVFMLLLAHLLPAQHIKNDLRAPAFPLITLDPNTSAWSYTNNLYDSNPSHWSDKNLPFMGVLKVDGKFYRFMGAEDVEMLTVIPNGEDKAWEGKYSTTEPAKNWFAMDFDAAKWQTGKGAFGTTENESLSKTNWTTDKIWVRRDIELGEDLNNKNVFLEYSHDDDVKIYVNGIEVVNHGGTGKNKRVKLSEEVIKTLKKGKNSIAAYCFNGGANGFLDFGLLVERSDKAFFANTAKQISVDVQPMQTVYTFQCGDVELNVTFTAPVFLDNLELLSRPINYLSYEIKSPQAKDVELYFEASPNWALNLPTQESVSSTFQKNGITYLKTGSTAQKILGRTGDHVKNDWGYFYLASESAGTTAKVGSSTALRSAFALGNANDADQKGGVKQLALTKKLKVNGTSKGKIAIGYDDVYAIQYFKTNLRPYWNRKENSSIEKQFEIAFKEYGQLMAASKKFDDKFMQEYQPYGKEYAELCALAYRQSIAAHKLVEAPNGDLLWLSKENDSNGSIGTVDITYPSSPLFLIYNPELAKGLANFIFYYSESGKWQKPFPSHDIGTYPVGNGQTYGGDMPIEEGGNMLILTYAIARAEGNADYANKHWNTLTTWADYLVEKGLDPENQLCTDDFAGHFAHNANLSVKAIMGIASYGYLAKMLGLDEVGTKYIAKAKQMAKEWEEMAKDGDHYKLTFDKSGTWSQKYNMVWDKIFDMGIFDPKIRETEIKYYLTKQNKYGLPLDSREAYTKTDWIFWTATMADKHEDFLKFLKPVYLFMNESTTRVPMSDWIWTDRPERRGFKARAVVGGYYIKRFEDLIKKGN; from the coding sequence ATGATTAATAAAGCAAATGTCCTTGGGGTTTTTATGTTGTTGCTGGCACACTTGCTGCCAGCACAACATATCAAAAATGATTTGAGAGCCCCCGCTTTTCCATTGATTACCCTAGACCCAAATACGAGCGCATGGTCTTATACCAATAATCTATATGATTCCAATCCATCCCATTGGTCAGATAAGAACCTGCCTTTTATGGGGGTATTAAAGGTGGATGGGAAATTTTATCGTTTTATGGGGGCAGAGGATGTAGAGATGCTGACGGTCATTCCAAATGGTGAAGATAAGGCTTGGGAAGGGAAGTACTCAACGACAGAGCCTGCAAAAAATTGGTTTGCCATGGATTTTGATGCCGCTAAATGGCAGACTGGAAAAGGTGCTTTTGGAACAACTGAAAATGAATCGCTGAGCAAGACCAATTGGACCACAGACAAGATCTGGGTTCGAAGGGATATTGAACTTGGGGAAGACCTGAACAACAAAAACGTGTTTCTGGAATATTCGCATGACGATGATGTTAAGATTTATGTGAATGGAATAGAAGTGGTCAATCATGGTGGAACTGGAAAGAATAAACGTGTCAAATTATCGGAGGAGGTAATCAAGACCTTGAAGAAAGGTAAGAATAGCATTGCTGCCTATTGTTTCAATGGTGGTGCAAATGGATTTTTGGATTTTGGATTGTTGGTTGAGCGTAGTGATAAGGCTTTCTTTGCTAATACGGCAAAGCAGATTTCTGTAGATGTACAGCCTATGCAGACGGTATATACCTTCCAATGTGGCGATGTGGAACTGAATGTGACTTTTACGGCTCCGGTATTTTTGGATAATCTGGAATTATTGTCTAGGCCGATCAACTATTTGAGCTATGAAATCAAATCTCCACAAGCCAAAGACGTTGAGCTGTATTTTGAAGCCTCTCCAAATTGGGCACTTAACCTTCCGACACAAGAGTCTGTTTCAAGTACCTTTCAAAAAAATGGAATTACTTACCTAAAGACAGGTTCTACGGCACAAAAGATTTTGGGTAGGACCGGAGACCATGTGAAAAACGATTGGGGATACTTCTATTTGGCCAGTGAAAGTGCCGGAACTACGGCAAAGGTAGGTTCTAGTACGGCCTTGCGTTCTGCATTTGCATTAGGTAATGCCAACGATGCAGACCAAAAGGGCGGAGTAAAGCAATTGGCTCTGACCAAGAAATTAAAAGTTAACGGTACGTCGAAAGGCAAAATAGCCATTGGTTATGACGATGTATATGCCATTCAATACTTCAAAACCAACCTTAGACCTTATTGGAACCGCAAAGAAAACAGCAGCATTGAGAAACAGTTTGAAATCGCCTTTAAGGAGTATGGCCAATTGATGGCTGCGAGCAAGAAGTTTGATGATAAATTCATGCAGGAATATCAGCCTTATGGAAAAGAATATGCAGAGCTATGTGCTTTGGCCTATAGGCAATCCATTGCTGCCCATAAACTGGTTGAAGCTCCAAATGGCGACCTCCTTTGGTTGTCTAAAGAAAACGACAGTAATGGTTCAATCGGAACGGTGGACATTACCTATCCTTCATCGCCCCTGTTCTTGATCTATAATCCTGAACTGGCAAAGGGCTTGGCGAACTTTATCTTTTACTATTCAGAGTCTGGAAAATGGCAGAAGCCATTCCCTTCGCATGATATCGGTACTTATCCTGTTGGAAACGGACAGACCTATGGTGGGGATATGCCGATCGAAGAGGGTGGAAATATGTTGATCCTGACTTATGCCATTGCAAGGGCAGAGGGAAATGCTGACTATGCGAATAAGCATTGGAACACATTGACCACTTGGGCAGATTATTTGGTCGAGAAAGGTCTGGACCCGGAGAACCAGCTCTGTACAGATGATTTCGCTGGACATTTTGCCCATAATGCGAACCTCTCTGTCAAGGCTATCATGGGAATTGCATCCTATGGTTATTTAGCGAAGATGTTGGGCCTAGATGAAGTTGGTACTAAATATATTGCGAAAGCTAAGCAAATGGCGAAAGAGTGGGAAGAGATGGCAAAGGATGGCGATCATTACAAGCTTACTTTTGATAAATCTGGAACCTGGAGCCAGAAGTACAACATGGTTTGGGACAAGATCTTTGATATGGGGATTTTTGATCCGAAGATCAGGGAGACGGAGATCAAATACTACTTGACCAAGCAGAATAAATACGGGCTTCCTTTGGACAGCCGTGAGGCCTATACCAAGACGGATTGGATTTTTTGGACAGCTACCATGGCGGATAAACATGAGGACTTCCTGAAGTTCCTAAAGCCTGTTTATCTGTTTATGAACGAGTCAACTACACGGGTGCCGATGTCGGACTGGATTTGGACGGATCGTCCTGAACGTAGAGGATTTAAGGCAAGAGCGGTTGTAGGCGGGTATTATATCAAACGTTTTGAGGATTTGATTAAAAAAGGAAATTAA
- a CDS encoding glyceraldehyde-3-phosphate dehydrogenase — translation MIHNSTFEDQIKSYKSNQNACVKLIQIISDLWFNQSIELVLFRNQLIDRRVSFILNLHQETKEYAGVELNIMETLKVAEAIYALDLNPSRLDIGKLALNIRKQGIQEADIKEFVRKELEPANQHLPFQPKDVVLYGFGRIGRLLARELISKAGAGRQLRLRAIVTRDEVNEKTLEKRASLLRQDSIHGNFDGEVAVDAENGALIINGIPVYIISAKNHEDIDYGKYGIQDALVIDNTGAFRDDKELSRHLTSKGASMVLLTAPGKGVPNIVYGVNELDADPKKDQLFSAASCTTNAISPVLAVLERELGISKGHIETIHSYTNDQNLVDNMHKKSRRGRAAALNMVITETGAGSAVAKVLPSLAGKLTSNAIRVPVPNGSLAILNLELKNKTTLTELNDLLKKAALDGDLVEQISYTNNSELVSSDIIGTSAASVIDAPANIVSEDGKTAIIYVWYDNEYGYSHQVMRLARHIAGVRRYTYY, via the coding sequence ATGATACACAATTCTACTTTTGAGGACCAGATCAAAAGTTACAAATCAAACCAAAATGCATGCGTTAAGCTTATCCAAATCATAAGCGACCTATGGTTCAACCAATCCATTGAACTCGTGCTCTTCAGAAACCAATTGATCGACCGTAGGGTCAGCTTTATTCTGAATTTACACCAAGAAACAAAAGAGTATGCCGGTGTAGAATTGAATATTATGGAAACCCTAAAGGTTGCCGAAGCTATCTATGCCCTAGATCTTAATCCTTCTAGGTTAGATATCGGAAAATTGGCACTCAACATCCGTAAACAGGGAATCCAAGAGGCTGACATCAAAGAGTTTGTCCGCAAGGAATTGGAACCTGCCAATCAACATTTACCTTTCCAACCAAAGGATGTCGTACTTTATGGTTTCGGAAGGATTGGAAGATTGCTTGCCCGTGAACTGATCAGCAAAGCTGGAGCTGGCAGACAATTGAGATTGAGAGCCATTGTAACCAGAGATGAGGTAAATGAAAAAACGCTTGAGAAAAGGGCCTCCCTATTAAGACAAGATTCCATTCATGGAAACTTTGATGGCGAAGTAGCTGTTGATGCTGAAAATGGAGCCTTGATCATCAACGGAATTCCTGTATATATTATCTCAGCAAAAAACCATGAAGATATTGACTATGGAAAATATGGTATACAGGATGCATTGGTTATTGATAATACAGGAGCTTTCAGGGATGATAAAGAACTTTCAAGACATCTGACTTCAAAAGGCGCATCCATGGTGCTTTTGACTGCACCTGGTAAGGGTGTACCTAATATTGTTTACGGGGTAAATGAATTGGATGCAGACCCTAAGAAAGACCAACTGTTCTCAGCAGCATCTTGTACGACCAATGCTATCTCACCGGTATTGGCCGTTTTAGAAAGGGAATTGGGAATCAGCAAGGGTCATATTGAGACCATCCACTCCTATACCAATGACCAAAACTTGGTCGATAATATGCACAAGAAATCTAGAAGGGGCCGTGCAGCTGCCTTGAACATGGTGATCACAGAAACCGGTGCTGGCTCAGCAGTGGCAAAAGTATTGCCTTCCTTGGCTGGAAAACTAACTTCCAATGCCATCCGCGTTCCGGTACCAAATGGATCATTGGCAATCCTCAACTTAGAATTAAAAAACAAAACAACCTTGACCGAATTGAATGACCTCCTGAAAAAGGCAGCATTAGATGGCGACCTGGTTGAACAGATAAGCTATACCAACAATTCAGAACTCGTTTCTTCAGATATCATCGGAACTTCAGCAGCTTCAGTTATCGACGCTCCTGCTAACATCGTTTCGGAAGATGGAAAAACAGCTATTATCTATGTATGGTATGATAATGAATATGGTTATTCTCACCAAGTCATGCGATTGGCAAGACATATCGCTGGTGTAAGGAGATATACTTATTATTAA